The window TTACTTTCTTACTTACAAAAAATACTATTATTGGACACTGCAATTAACACCGGCTAACCACTTCGCTTCGGGTCTTCGCCCTCGCTCGGCCTACGGCACATAGGCTTTCTGTCACTCGTTTGCAGTCGCAAACTACGTGCCAGTCCCTAACGTCCCGTTCCGGGACTCAGGGTCAGCCTACGTCGGTTAGCCTAGTTCGTTATATGCAATTGGCCAAAATTAGTTTACTAAATTAAAAAATATGAAAGAGTGGGGATTCCTAAGAGAAACATCAGAATTAGCTAAAGAATCAGGAATTGATAAAGACACCGGTTTACACCGAACTGGTCTTGAAGAATATCTTAAAGTTATTTTTCCTGAAACTCATGACTGGATACATGATAAAACGCTCGGAGAAATCGACGGAATCAAATATAGAAGCAGGCCAGACTATAGAAGCGAATCTTTAAAAATTATTATTGAATTTGATGGACTTCAGCATTATACAAAACCAGATATCATCGAAAAAGATTTTAAAAATACTAATTTATATTCAAGTCTTGGTTATAAAGTAGTGCGGATACCTTACTTTATTCAGCTATCTAATAAAGCTGTAAAAACATTATTTGAAATTAACGTAGAAAAACCTCTGTTTGATGAAAAAATTCCTTCTTTAGGTGTAAAAGGATTGAACACTCCTGCTTACCTTTGTCCCGCTGGATTAAAAAGAATGGCAGATGAGTTCAAAAAATTTCCAGAACAATACATGACAAACATTGAATTTCTTAGGAAGCAAAATGATCCTTTTCGAACAGGCGTACATTTTTTAGAGAGAGAGTATAATCTGACCATTGTTTAGATATGAATAGATGGAAAATTCCAATAGAATTGGAAAACGAAATTAGAAAAAGAGATATATTTTGCGTTTATTGCAATGTCATGATGGATGAGAAAATTCGAAAAGGCCATTCTCGCAAAAATGCTGCCACGTGGGAACACATAATCAATGATGCTACAATAATTAATTTTGACAACATTGCAAGATGCTGTTCAGCTTGCAATTCAAGCAAAGGAACTAAAAAATTAGCCGACTGGATTAACTCAGAATATTGTAAAAAAAATAATATAAATGTAAATACTGTCGCACCAATAATTAAAAAAGCTTTGGGAATATTAAATTAATTAAATGGCCAACTGCATATAACAGCGACTTACCGCTACGCTTCGGCACAAGGCCTCGCTCGGCCTCCGGCAAATTCCCCTTCTGGCATTCGCCTTGCGTTCGCAAGCTACATGCCAGTCCCTAACGTCCCGTTTCCGGGACTCAGGGTCGGGGAACTTCGGTAAGTCTATTCGTTATGCGAAAGCACTAAAAATATGATACTAATATATACAGATGAAACTGGAATTAATTATAAGATAGAAAATAGTCAATTTATTGACGGTCCATATATTATTTATGGAGGGTTATGTTTAAATGATGTTAAATATTTTCATCTAGAGCGACTTTATTTAAATCTTATATTTGAGCATTTTGACATTGCTGACTGGAAAACACAAGAAATCCACGCAACAGACCTTTGGTCTAGAAAAGGATATTTTGAGAAATTTCAAAAAGAACAAATATCAACTTTCTTCGAAGAAGTTTTCCAATTAATTACAAAATTAAATATAAATGTCTTAATTGGTTATCAGTATAAAACGAATACAGACGATAAACTTCTAAAGGAAAAAGAAATAGCAAAATCCATAACTTCATTTTTCCATTTAGCTGAATCTTATTTATCGAAAAATAATGAAACTGGAATTATTGTTTCTGATATTCAAAATAATAGTAAGACTCAGGAAGATAGCATTTTTACGACTATCTTTAAAGAAAAAACAAGCTGGCGCTCTAACCCTTCAGAAACCAGAAATCCATTTATTACAACTAAATATGCATATGAGTCCCGAGCTTGTTTTTTACTCGATAATATACATTATGTAAATAGTAAAGAATCAATTTTTAATCAAGTCGTTGATATTGTTTTATTTGTAATTAGGCGTGTTTTCATTTACCAGGATCTACGAATTACTAATAAAAAAGAGGCAGATATGAAGAAAGTTCCAGTCGATCGAGGAACTTTTCAGCTTTTTTTACAATCAGTCCTTCATTTAGCAGGTTATTCTGAAAGGCAAAATGATATCATTTTTACGACTATTCCTTACATTTCAGATTGGAATGATATAACCTCTATCATTGATGATAATTTTTATATTTCCGGGATTAGAACATCAAATATTTAGCATCAGATAGTGCCTTCGCATAACAGCGACTTACCGCTACGCTTCGGCACAAGGCCTCGCTCGGCCTACGGCAAATTGTCCTCCTGGCATTCGCCTTGCTTACGCAAGCTACATGCCAGTCCCTAACGTCCCGTTACGGGACTCAGGGTCGGACAACTTCGGTAAGTCTAGTTCGTTATACGATATCGCAAAAAAGGAAACACAATGACAAAACAGATAGAAAAAGTATTCACTCCTCGTTCATCGGAAGTAAATTCATCGATGTATATAAGAAGAGAAGAGATTGAAAATGCTTTTAATGAAGCCTTTGAATCAGGAAAACATATTATTGTACATGGCGAGAGCGGAAGCGGTAAATCCTGGCTTTATAAAAACTATTTTCTAAAAAATGATATAGTTTATGAGCCAGCCAACCTGGCTAATGCCTCGCGATTTGGCAGCATTTCAAATGAATTAAAAAATAGTTTAGATAGATTAGAAAAGGCAAAAGTAATTGAATATACTGAAACAAAAGAAGCAGAGGGAAGCCTTTCATTTTGGGGATGGGTAACGTCAAAAGTAAAATTATCTCATAATAAAAAATATACACTTACCTCCAAAGAGCCATATGAAGCAATATTGCAATACATTCACAAACAATCAAAAAAGAAGATTGGTATACTTGTACTAGATAATCTAGAGTCAATCTTAAATTCTGAAAAATTAATGGAAGAATTATCAAATATAATTATACTTCTAGATGATCAAAGATATTCTCAATACAATGTAAAACTTCTACTAGTAGGCACTCCGTCAAATATCAGAGAATATTTTAAACTTCAACAATCTAAAGCAACAATTAATAATAGACTGATAGAAGTACCAGAACTGCCTAGATTCTCCTATATTGAGGTTAATAGTTTGATTCAAAAAGGATTTATCGATTTACTAAATTATTCATTCAACGAATTTACAGATGTTGCTAAACATATTCATTTTGTCACAGATGGTATTCCCGATAAGGTACACGACTATTGTCTAATACTTGCAAAATCGACACCCGATAAAGTAATCAATACTCAAAGTTTAGACATAGCTGATAAAAAATGGCTTTCTCAACATTTATCCGATGCATATCAGACGATAGTTTCATTAATGAATTCAAGAAACACAGAAGTGGGTAGAAGAAATCAAGTATTGTATTCCTTAGGAAAGGTTGAAAATTCTGAATTCAACTACATCGACGTGGAGGAGATAGTTCGAAGTCAATTTCCTGATAATACTCGAGATATTCAACTTGCTATAAATCAGATTCTAAACGAACTTTCTTCGGGAAATAACAATATCCTGAAAAAATCTCAGAAAAAAGATGCCTACTTTTTCACTGATCCAATTTATAAAATGGCAATACGCGCAGTCTTAAAGAAAAAAGAAGATGAAACGGTAGAGAGAATCTATTTTGAGGATGTCAGATAATTAATTTGCGACATCGTATAACAGCGACTTACCGCTACGCTTCGGCACTAGGCCTCGCTCGGGCTGCGCCAAATTGTCCTCCTGTCACTCGTTTGCATCCGCAAACTACGTGCCAGTCCCTAACGTCCCGTTCTCGGGACTCAGGGTCGGACAACTTCGGTAAGTCTAGTTCGTTAATTGCAATGTCCAAAAAGGATTAAAGAGAATCTTTTTAATGTAATTTTCGCTGGTTCTTTCTTTTCGCGCTTTTAAGAAAGAGAAGAGAAAGACAAAAGAGATTCATTTGAAGAGAAGAAAAGATAAGAAAGCGCTTCAATTCAATATTGTCTTTCTCAAATTTCTATTTGGTACAATTATTAGATCACAGTTCTGTTTAAGTAAGTTTAATTTACTTTTCCAGCGAAATGAATGATTTTAAGAGAAGAGACGCTCGGATTGTTTTGGACTTCTTACTTTCTTACTTACAAGATATACTATTATTGGACACTGCAATTAACATCGGCTAACCACTTCGCTTCGGGTCTTACACCCTCGCTCGGCCTTCGGCACATAGGCTTTCTGTCACTCGTTTGCAGTCGCAAACTACGTGCCAGCCCCTAACGTCCCGATCCGGGACTCAGGGTCAGCCTACGTCGGTTAGCCTAGTTCGTTATGCGTCATTAATAAAATTTTGGAATATATATGAAAAAAGAAATCTTTTTAAA of the Leptospira biflexa serovar Patoc strain 'Patoc 1 (Paris)' genome contains:
- a CDS encoding ATP-binding protein, with the translated sequence MTKQIEKVFTPRSSEVNSSMYIRREEIENAFNEAFESGKHIIVHGESGSGKSWLYKNYFLKNDIVYEPANLANASRFGSISNELKNSLDRLEKAKVIEYTETKEAEGSLSFWGWVTSKVKLSHNKKYTLTSKEPYEAILQYIHKQSKKKIGILVLDNLESILNSEKLMEELSNIIILLDDQRYSQYNVKLLLVGTPSNIREYFKLQQSKATINNRLIEVPELPRFSYIEVNSLIQKGFIDLLNYSFNEFTDVAKHIHFVTDGIPDKVHDYCLILAKSTPDKVINTQSLDIADKKWLSQHLSDAYQTIVSLMNSRNTEVGRRNQVLYSLGKVENSEFNYIDVEEIVRSQFPDNTRDIQLAINQILNELSSGNNNILKKSQKKDAYFFTDPIYKMAIRAVLKKKEDETVERIYFEDVR
- a CDS encoding HNH endonuclease, which codes for MENEIRKRDIFCVYCNVMMDEKIRKGHSRKNAATWEHIINDATIINFDNIARCCSACNSSKGTKKLADWINSEYCKKNNINVNTVAPIIKKALGILN
- a CDS encoding DUF559 domain-containing protein, encoding MKEWGFLRETSELAKESGIDKDTGLHRTGLEEYLKVIFPETHDWIHDKTLGEIDGIKYRSRPDYRSESLKIIIEFDGLQHYTKPDIIEKDFKNTNLYSSLGYKVVRIPYFIQLSNKAVKTLFEINVEKPLFDEKIPSLGVKGLNTPAYLCPAGLKRMADEFKKFPEQYMTNIEFLRKQNDPFRTGVHFLEREYNLTIV
- a CDS encoding DUF3800 domain-containing protein, translating into MILIYTDETGINYKIENSQFIDGPYIIYGGLCLNDVKYFHLERLYLNLIFEHFDIADWKTQEIHATDLWSRKGYFEKFQKEQISTFFEEVFQLITKLNINVLIGYQYKTNTDDKLLKEKEIAKSITSFFHLAESYLSKNNETGIIVSDIQNNSKTQEDSIFTTIFKEKTSWRSNPSETRNPFITTKYAYESRACFLLDNIHYVNSKESIFNQVVDIVLFVIRRVFIYQDLRITNKKEADMKKVPVDRGTFQLFLQSVLHLAGYSERQNDIIFTTIPYISDWNDITSIIDDNFYISGIRTSNI